GAAATTGTAACCGCTCTTGCCCGGTTTCTCTAAGTATATGATAGAGAGGATTTGCCttctttattttaatcattaTCATGGCACCTCGAGGGATCTTTAGCACTCCACCATCATCGTATACTTGCACGCAAGGCGATCGGGTGTCCCTGGAGAAATAAGTTCTTGTTGAGCTTTAGTACATGCCTCAAGTCAATCAATGTGCAATCTATCCCATTGTGCATCCAAATCTGAACTTTCTCTATTCCCATAATCTTGCATGTTGCATTATTTCCCATCATAATTCTACCACCATTTGTAGTCTGGTAAGTAATACACTAGTTTTTATGATgcatcatatgataagaacCCTAAATCTAATATCCATTCATATCCTAATGAGTCAGTAGTCATAGACAAAATGGCCTCCACATAATTGGTTTTCTCTTCAGAAATATTTGCTACTGACATTGTGACATTCTACATATCAgctctatatatttttttttgttttcggaGGATCTCTCCTCATGTGCCCCTCCTTGTGACATTTATGGCCTGTTTGATATCACAACTAAGGGATTAAGGGTCGTTCGTTACAGAGTAGCCTTTCCTTTGTAAATTTCCAAGGGTATACATATATGGATATAaacttaattttctttctcaagTCCATTGCTTGTGGGTCGTGTGTTTCATCAGGTATATGAAACCTATGAGTATAGCCATACCCTTTAGGCGTCGGGACTGCCGTCTCTTCTGTATGCACTtgtcttttgtttcatttttctgcATACGCCCTATTATACGTACTATAATATTAAAACATAATGCGCTTAGTGAGAATTAAGGGCTGTCCCTCACAATATTGGTATCAAAACAGGAGGATCGAGGGACTGTTATTTACATTTGGTAATGCTCATGTTTCTTTGATTCGTGTTCTTTTGTTCCtcggaatagaaaaagaacaaaaatctgttggtaatgttaattaatttttctattccgTAGAACATATTAGTGGCTAGGGAATAGATttagagcaaaaacaagaagcaaaatAAATCTATGTCTATGTTcctaaaaacaaaattagaaaaaaatcaattttactcAGAAATTGCTTTCGAAAACAGAATtattaccaaacaggcccttaaaGTACTTTACGCAGCCCTTGTACTTTTTAGGGTACAACTTCAGCTTGTTTTTACCTCAGTTGTTATACACTTGATGTTAATTTTCTACCTCGATTTATTAGTCTACACACTACGTCCTACAACAACCATTATCTCGCAATTTCCTCAGCCACTCATTAGAGAACAAGGCAGATTTTACCTCTTTCGAGATAATCGTACTATGCCACTATAACAGTGAATCGGTAAAGTTAGAGAAGCCAATAACATCATGCCATATTTTTCATCAGTTACGACCTCTTCAATAGTCATCAAATCCATCTTGAGTTGTTAAAGTTTTTCTAAATGGGCTCTGACATAAGTAACTATAACATATCGAAACTGaaacatcattttcatcatATATAGGCAATTATTTTAAACCCTTGATTAGAGGGCCCAAGTTCACAACATTGCAACATCTACTTCCATGAGCACATCATCCGATAGATTCAATGGGATTATACTCTTTGCTCTCGCCATTAATTTTACATTATGGCATCTTTCGTCTTTTCCATCCAGCACCATAACCAAACATTAGATTGTTAATAGTGCACTCATGTTAACATTTCACAACCCAAAGATGTTCCTCCTATCAAATACCTCAATTTCTACTTTCACTCCaaatataattgcaataatAGAAATTCCAAACAATGGTTAAAcaagtaaaaatcccaaatcaaaTCTAGAAAATCTTATTCTTAGCTCCGATACCAAATGTTGCAAAAATAATGCGGAAGTtaacaaatatttcaattaaatAACGCGAGAGAATGAGATCACTAGACAAATAAACAAGGAACAACAAAAAAGTATAAAAGATTTACATAATTCAGTTCGAGTAATCCACTAAACTATAGGAAAGTTACATAGTTACAATTGTTCGGACGCTCAAATGTTTCTCAATTCTAGATTACACCCAAAGTTTACGTTATTAGTGTCATGTGATTGCTCGAATGTTGCGGCCAGGTTTCATTTCGCGGAGCCCGCCCACACTGTTGGGATACAcataacatgcataggcaaataaaacatataaaatacgcagcggaaataaataaaaacctatacacgtatatccagaggcgtagttcgtgcgtttcaatcgaaaaacacaTGCAACAAAagggtttaacggattacctcttgaagcgtgcttgaaacgaaataggtttagatgttcttcgatccgagccccacaagtgtcgggcctctagttcagacacacaaccaatcgcaacgtcaaacggaagaacgaactcgcgagaatcaccacttgaattgtgctagcaatattgtggaatcaattctcaCAACTCTCAAAATTTCTGGTCTTTCGTTCAATGCAAGAAAAAATGTGCAGAGAGAAATTTCTGGTTTTTTCTCATGCCTTTTACGCACGCAAGTGCACACTTTCTCTTCGTTCTCGTTAATGGGCGCCGCACGTTGAGTGTTTTGCCGATCGTGTCACACGAGCACACGATCAGCAAAACCTGTTGTCCACGTTCGTCTCATGCACACGTTGCAGATCGTGCGAACAAGGCACACGATCTGTTCGTGGGCAAAACAGCACACGGTTAGCAACTTTTGCTGACCGTGTGCTTGCACTATTattaccattttctttttctttttttaaataagaaataaaacacATGGTCAGCACTTGTTGTGCTGACCATGTACGTTGcacgcacatcaatatgtgcgtgcaacataaattatatataaatatatatataacaattatatatatacatataatttaataaaaaaaacataatagtgcGATTAAATGTGTGCATTTCGgatacatcaatatgtgtccactataagagtgcgtgtgcatcatatgcacgtacgtccatgaccaaaaataagaattaaattaaatctcatttaatttaattgttcgACTAATTCGGTATAcataattgcaaacatatttgcaatgttGTCTTTCCATTCAACGTCGTTatttattggttaaggtgtgtgacatccctaggttcatcaccgagctggcagtaagacatgcactaacacgttagtacttccaagagaattgattgtcccgatcaatctctaggtcctacaagtcatgagtgacatctagcaatatatcATGACTACCCAgacagtgtgaatgctttaagaacataatgaacctgtcGGCTTTGACCacagtgtaattcaatctctctgtcttactatatcccgatcgaacaaagaccatggaatatttgtcaagtcaccaattcgatcatatgcacaaatctaatcgacatgcattcatacgagacatgaacatttcattcttggttataaccccggccgaggatttcaatacattgtcataattaaattgcataggatatcataccttgcatgtgacaaggaaacagattccattttgcgcacacgtgtgacttcgtatgtgcatgaactatgatcatcaagtacagagacggatcgacgaaccatcaatatgcgtcctcgtgaaccatagccatccaacacacaagtcaacactatgcctcaggtctaaggattatttacacaagaccaaagcatgaacgattagacattgaccacgctaaaagcttccatgtcgctaatcgttcaatgcgtgtcatgttcagtgaacttgtctgatacaagcacctgtgttctaactcgggcatcgcaatatccaatgacttgtgactcgtcattcccttaagcatccaatgctcaatggtgaagctaaaaacacaccggtctcaacaggatcattgatatccattcaatgatccatcaaccgggaacagtttaaagattcagtctaactgtgaacctgtcacacatattctcaacgtctcaagaataggtccagccacaaccgatcttgtggaatttattcatataagtaaataattggacaaatgaataaatacgtctttgccattaattaaataagaaattgaaaatacaactgaaatccctaacatgtaactattacatagtcgctttagggcatatctctaacacacACGAACGGCACTCCAAGATCACGAGTGAATTCTCGTCTGACCAGTAAAATCAATATCTCACCAGCTAAGacataataataaagaaagtgaGCCCAAACGAGCAAGCTCACCTGAGATTAAAGGAaacttccttttcccttttaaaaTTCCTGTGAGGATTTGGTTTGACAGaactgcatcttcagaaatatttCCTTGTTTTTCACGCACCGAAAAAGTTAACGGCAACCGTCAAAAGTCTTCTCATTGGACAAGAGGCTCAACTTTgagatataatttaataaatttttctgTAAAGACGTGTGAACGTGTATATATTGGACTAGTGGTCAAAAATAAAGTCATGTTTGACTGTCCTGATAAAGTTGATGAAAAGAAATTGCCCGTTCATAGACCTACCATACGTATGAAGTGTTAAGTCTTCGCATATTAACATTGAAACTTCCCCGCAAGAGAATCAACATTATGAATGATTCTTGCAAACAAAGTACAATAGTAGCATTAGAACAGATGATTCGCTGACAGCGGAGTTCGGAATTTATCCATGTATTGATTTGCGCAAGAAAGCAATAAGTTACACAACATTCGTTTAGTTTATCATTCGCTGCAATAACAAACAGTTTGCAGCTTATTTTCACTAAAATCCGCAAGAATTAGCAATGCAACATTCGTTTAGTTTATTGATCTCTTCAATAAACAGATTCCCGATCACGCGCTGGAAGTGAAGTTGAAGTTGGAACAGGTAGTTTGCTTGAATAGAAGAGAGGAGCTAAATCCAAGCCTCGCTTTCTCCAAGTCGATCTGAACAAGATTATCCTCCAATTGATACCCACCAATCACAATGGATGTTCTCGGGTTTGAACCGCCGTCAACGAAACCTAAGCATATGACGTGTTCCTTCACTTGCACCATCGAATTCGCTCCGAAGATCCTCCAATAGACGCTGCTGCTGTGCATCAACAGATCAATGATCGGTACGGCCGGCCCCACTCTCGTGCTTGGGGTGTTCTTGGAGCTGAAGCAGTACTTGAATGGCTTAACAGACGATACCTTAGTCAAGTTCTTGGCCTCATGTCTGAACACCTTCACAAAGGCCTTGAAGATCGAGGTTTCCATAACCGTGTATGGCTTAACGGTGCTGATCTTTGTCCCTCCGTTGCCGGCAGTGATGTTCAGTAAGGCCGCATTCAGTGGGACTGCTTTTCCGTTGATCTTGATGGAGGTGAGGTTTATAAAGTAGTCGGTTGACGGATTACCCTCGAAATAAGATCCTGCCGTGCTTACTGGGTTGAGGATTAGTGGGGTGTACATGAGTGACTTAGAGACCTCGACGTTAGGGAGGAACACGTATGGGCCGTCGCCGAAGAATATGACCCCATTGGAGCTTGAAGAAGAGCTCAAGCACATGGCAAATGTTTTCGGAAATTTGAAAACAGAAGCAAATTGGACAGGGAGGGAAACTTCAGATCGTCCGAGCCCGGCCATTCCCTGGAGTGCACGAAAGTATTAATCAGTTTTTGCCTATCATAGTCTGTAAACGTGGTAAAAAGAAACATCTTTGTTTTTTCAGCCAGAATTTCGTATGTTATATATCCTGCGATTTGTCATGTTGTATTGTTCCCTTGTCGTGTCCAGACTGTATAATCATACGAAACTCACCAGAGCACCGGCGGACAGGCCCTCGAGCAGCGAAGTTGTACCACATGTGAAGACCACCCCCGGCACCACAACCGCCTTCCCGACCGCCCTGCCATCGGTGGACTGGACGACAGCAGTGTCGGAGGCCATCTCACCCCCGCCGATGCCCCAGCTGCTCAACGGGTTGTCAGGGATGTGGCTGCAGGTGTTGTTGTAGCAGCCGGGTCCAGGAGGAGAGTAACATGCCGTCTCGCAAGCACCCGACCCTGAAGCCTTGCAGATCGGAGAGTCACAAGAGACCGGCCTATAGGAAGACGACACATAGCCACTTTCGCAATTCACCCACTGGAAATTCCCACCGACATCGATGGTCAGCTTGACGGGCACAAGTGGGGTCCTTTGCTTGATTTGGGTTGTGTATTGGAGCTTTGAGGAGTCTTTGGTCACGGGAATAACCAGTGCTTTGGGCCGAAAGCTTGTGGTGGCTAGGGTTTGGGAAGAGACCAAGCACAAGATCAAAGAAGATAGAACGAAACTAGATGAAGTGGCCATTGATGCTTCTTCTGTCTTGATTGGTGGAGATAGAAGGAAGAGATCTTGGCCTCTTTTATAGGAATTTCAATAGTGGGCACATGCCTTTAGGCCATGTGATCTTATTCTAAGGTCGTGAATTAATTGATCAGCCAGCAAAGAAGGAATTGACTAATGGGCAACTAACGTTGCTTCGTCGTGTTCTCCATGAATAATTCCCTGTCATTGATTATTGCTGAGGCGACCAGTAGGCGCAGGCAATAATCAATGAGAATTTAATAAAATCCAACGTAGTAGTTTGCGTTGAAATATGAGCACTTTATCGATCTTTCGTGGACAATATGCCATCACCGACCATTTGTCTTCTTTTAGTCCGGTGACTAAAATATAAGGTTTTGTCCTAGCTGACTTCGACTAGACTCCATCGTGGAGAACAACTTTCTAGACAATATTTCCTAGATATTCCGGAGTTGGGTTTACATAAAATGAACtagttaaggaaaatatttttcaccaatgaaaaaaaaaaaaaatcttgaaaagtGGCGAAAATGATTcccttctcttttcaaaaaaaaggaaatcatttcccctcatctttcctcattgaagttccttttcattttaactttttaatttttttttctttttccttcttcctttgtcgGCCAGCGACCGACCACAAGTGAGTCTCCACCTTGCTAGCTAGCGAGCGTTAGCCTCACCAGAGGCTGGCGAGCTTGAGCTCTCTTATGGCAATTAGTGgtcgaggaagaaggaaaaaaaaaaagaaagaaaataaacaaaatcaaatttgtttttaaaaattataaaattgtctatgttagcgtcggcatccacatcagtaattttGACCAAATGACAATGCATAAAATCAAATCGTAtttttgtcacgccccgatcctcgagcatGTGGCATCCCCGCCTACTCGTTCCTCGGGTTCAAGAGACAATAGACACCGAATCGGGGTGGTAACTACATCAATAGACACGGAGCCATCTATGGTCATGAGTCCTTTTAAATATACtgatatggattcaatatggtagtgtgGCAAACAAATAACACCTCACAAAATAGTGATTCTTTATGTGTTATCTCCTTTATCAGTCATATTCTCTCTCCTTAAGTGTCACGAGACTTGATGTGCTACTTGAGATTATCCTTATAGTTCCAATGAGCTTACATATATCTTATCATTATGGTTAACTTTACTTTATGTGTGTCAAGATATAACCATAAGGCTAATAACTGAATGGCCTTGCCATTACTCAAGGTCTTCacataccttgagattttcactAGATACATGTATTCATAAACAATTTATTAAATGCAGAAGAGTTTTTACATATCTAAATGCTATAAAATGCAACGAACAAAGTTATAAACTTCATTAGAGCAAAACCAAAGCAACTCCCATTAACAACAGCATCCAATGGTGCCACAAAACCCATGCTAAGGACATGTCATCCATATATGCGAGGGTGAAGAGCTTCAGTCAATGGATCTACGACCACATCATTTGTGGAAATATGCTTTATTGTAATATCACCATTTTGAGCTAATTCCTTTATGGCAAAAACATTGACAGCCATGTGCTTAAACACCTTAAACCTCTGTTGTTTTTAATAAACAACACAGTAGAGTTATTGTAATAAGTTAACTCTATAGTCCTATCCACAAAATCTAATACGATCAACTCGCTAATGATGGTCCAAAGCCAAATAACCTGAATAGTAGCcaaaaagcatgctataaactccgcttACATGATAGAGGATAACATAGATTTCTTTTTATCGATTTTCCATGATATCACACCTCCTACTTAGATAAAGATGTACTATATTGTTGACTTCTTGTCATCTTGATAGCTAGCAAAATCTGACTCTAAATACTCTACTAGTTGCAAGTCTTGAACTTGTTTGTAAATTGGCATATAGTCTCTTATCCTCTTTAAGTACATCAAAACCCTTTTGGCAACGACCCAGTGATTGTGTCTTAGATTTGACTAATATATGCTAGAAGTCCatttgcaaaagcaatatctAGTCTAATGCAAGCTTGACCATACATGATACATCCAAGTACACTTGAATAgggtatatttttcatttggaaattttcaatatCGAATGAGGAACTCGTGACAGACTTTGTTTATCACCCTTAATGATATGAGCAATTCTTGGTTTGTAATGTTGCATACTGAACGTTCAAACATATGATCAGCATATGCCCTTTGAGACAAACCCAATATATGGCGAAAATGGTCCCTATAGATATCTATGCCAAGGAGAAAAAAACACCTCACCAAGGTTCTTCATGTTAAAATGCTTCGACAACATCTAGTTTGTCTCATGCAAAAATCCATGATCGGTGCTCGCAAGTAAGATATCGTATACATAAAACACGAGAAGAATAAATTTTCTCCCATTGACCTTCTAGTATATATGTTGATCCACTTGTTCTCAACAAAACCGAATAAAGTGACAACACTACGAAACTTCAAGTACTGTTGTCTAGAAACTTGAGgccacaaaataattttttaagtttacACACAAGCTTACCTAAATTATCTACTTAAAGCCTTCCAATTGTGCCACATAGACTTCCTCAACAAGATCTCCATTCGGAAAGGCAATTTAATATCTATCTAGTGTAACTCtatatcaaaatgagctactaatgTCATAATCActctgaaaaaatatttaaaagagaATAGCAAAAAGGTAGGGATAagcggttccaagttctaaCCCGTCGGAATAGGTTCCTCCTTGTTTAAAACCTAAAACTTGCCATGTAGACCTTGAAACTTAGAACCTACACTATCTTAGGTTCTAAgatcggtttcggggtctataCAAGTTTCACCTATaatcttaattgaacgattgcaatGAACCATCAACTTTAATGATCACCATTTACTGCTACCACCGCTAACCACAACTCATAGTTAGACacacaaataaatatgaaacattaaaaaagtaaaagtctcaatcataaacatcatcgaaaatggaagctcggactagtgattccaaattacacactcattatCAGACGCCATGGAATACTGCGGGATCATACGAAGaaatataccaagaaaaaacaCAATAACTTATTACATATTACATAACAAGTTACAAGTTCTAAGTTCTACCTACCTGGAACTTGGAGCCTATCTGTCGGGATAAGTTCCCTAgattttggaacccggaacctaccctcCATGTCTTGAAACCTCGAATTGGACAAGTTCCCTACCGGTCCAATTCCAGGTTCCAGATTCTACCTTGGAACCACGCTCACCCCTACAAAAAGGTGGCTTCATAGTCCGCTCATTTTCTTTGAGTGAAACGCTTGGCGACCAGCCTggttttaaacttctcaatctttctCTTAAAGTCCCTTTTAGTCTTGTACACCCATTTACAAGTAATGGGCTTATGATCTTCAGGCAATTTAACAAGCTCCCAAACATTGTTATTTTTCA
The genomic region above belongs to Rhodamnia argentea isolate NSW1041297 chromosome 6, ASM2092103v1, whole genome shotgun sequence and contains:
- the LOC115744904 gene encoding probable aspartic proteinase GIP2, with the protein product MATSSSFVLSSLILCLVSSQTLATTSFRPKALVIPVTKDSSKLQYTTQIKQRTPLVPVKLTIDVGGNFQWVNCESGYVSSSYRPVSCDSPICKASGSGACETACYSPPGPGCYNNTCSHIPDNPLSSWGIGGGEMASDTAVVQSTDGRAVGKAVVVPGVVFTCGTTSLLEGLSAGALGMAGLGRSEVSLPVQFASVFKFPKTFAMCLSSSSSSNGVIFFGDGPYVFLPNVEVSKSLMYTPLILNPVSTAGSYFEGNPSTDYFINLTSIKINGKAVPLNAALLNITAGNGGTKISTVKPYTVMETSIFKAFVKVFRHEAKNLTKVSSVKPFKYCFSSKNTPSTRVGPAVPIIDLLMHSSSVYWRIFGANSMVQVKEHVICLGFVDGGSNPRTSIVIGGYQLEDNLVQIDLEKARLGFSSSLLFKQTTCSNFNFTSSA